A section of the Ranitomeya imitator isolate aRanImi1 chromosome 7, aRanImi1.pri, whole genome shotgun sequence genome encodes:
- the LOC138645047 gene encoding phospholipase A2-like yields MELEIFLVLFLCSCLNADLGSSRIRQKRGIIELAGAIECGTSRSSLLYIGYGCYCGLGGHGIPKDITDWCCFRHDCCYGDAEHFGCNPKNHNYNWKCVNRSIRCDYTRNFCQKILCKCDKELAKCLQKAPYKAKYALHPNFLCGKENPQCKYYDD; encoded by the exons GCCTGAATGCTGACCTGGGCAGTTCACGGATACGACAGAAAAGAGGAATTATTGAATTAGCCGGAGCTATTGAATGCGGAACCAGCAGGTCTTCTCTGTTGTATATTGGATATGGATGTTACTGTGGTCTAGGGGGACATGGAATACCAAAAGACATAACAGACTG GTGCTGCTTTAGACATGATTGTTGCTATGGAGATGCCGAACATTTTGGTTGCAATCCTAAGAACCATAATTATAACTGGAAATGTGTCAATCGCTCCATAAGATGTG attacacaagaaacttctgccaaAAAATACTGTGCAAATGTGACAAAGAATTAGCAAAATGCCTGCAGAAAGCACCATATAAAGCAAAGTACGCCCTGCATCCTAATTTTTTATGCGGGAAGGAAAATCCCCAATGCAAGTACTACGACGACTGA